The region tatatttgatttgattatatgAATCATAAATGATTGTTAATTTATCTTgctattattttacattattaaaatgttatgtggACTCTCCACCGTGATGTATAATCACGATATAATTTAACAAAAGACTGAGCCTGGAATCTCTTTCTCTAGTATCATACAGTGATACAGGATATACTCTTGATAGTCTATTTCTTATTATAGACTTCATTCATTATATTAATTGACCAGTAGAGGGAAATGTTTGACATATTTTAGTGTAGGCCAGGTCAAAAGGGGGTTCTCCCCTCAACGCCTGCAGAATCTGGTGCTGCTCAGACCAAGCACAGCAAACTCTAGAGGGAAATAAAGACTGCAGcacattgattttatttaataatggaAGCGGGTTTGTTGCACTTTCTGTGATATTAAAggttgaaaatcaattaatttgctccagtctttttttcccttcgAGTGTATTCTAGTCAACAAAGTGGGTACCTCATTAGTCCGTTATGATTTTCTTTGAATGTTTTGAGAATGCTTTTTGTGCCAAAGTCAGTTATTACCAGTATGTTTGTCCACCCTGCATAGATatattgttctgataatctCAATTAGGTAACATTTATGTTAACATGTGTTCATTTTATTCGTGAAATAGTTTGGATAGTTTGGGGGAAAATACTCATGAGAACATActgttgtgtatttatttgatttgtttgattGATAATAAAGTACTATCAGTAGCGTTTGAGAGAAGGTTTTGTGCTCGTTCAAACAGACACAGTTTCGAAACTATCAGTTGCACGTCAGTGTGTCTAAATTTCAGAGGAAATCGGATTTAGAAAGAGTAACATGTGATTACCCCACCATTTTTTCCACCTAAAAAAGTGGACTTCCAGTACAACGGGAATGTGTCATAAGACTTTTTGAGAATTCATGATTTCTTTCATGAATTACTGCGTGCTACATAATGATCCCGCCTCAATGATGCTGACGTCATATCAGGAGTCTTATTAATAGCATGAGGCTTTACTGGTGCTGCAGACACATCCTCAAACGACTGATGATCATTGAGAAAGGTAACTGCTATCCTTATAACAACAATATGTCATCCTTTGAATTTAATTGAAGtaaactttatatatatatgtatatgtgtgtgtgtgtttaaactaACCTACTTCTCGTTTAAGAAGGATAAAGTAGTTTAATGTGAGTAGACTGATAATTCATCAACTCTGGCTCCTGTTttatatgtacaaaaaaaagaggacGTTTTTTAAATTGGCACAAGAGACTGTCATAAAACGTTcagaaacattttcatttatttttcatgatgtCATTGCAGGTCTCAAGACAACAATGGAGAAAATTACTACTGCACCTTTCTATCACATGAATACAACAGATGTATCTCATGCAAATGACTCTTTGTATGGAGAGTATGCAGAGCTGAAAAAGTCTCTCAAGATCATGTCCATCATTGTTTACTGTCTGGCCTTTGTCCTTGGTGTGCTCGGGAATGGAGTGGTTATCTGGGTGACCGGGTTCAAGATGAAGAAAACCGTTAACACAGTTTGGTTCCTCAACCTGGCTGTGGCCGACTTCCTCTTCACAGCGTTCCTGCCTCTGATTGTGACCTACACAGCTTTGAATTTCCACTGGCCTTTTGGCAAGTTCATGTGCAAACTTGCCTACAATATAAACTCCCTGAACATGTTTGTCAGTGTCTACATTCTGATGGTGATCAGTGTGGacagatgtgtgtctgtggtgtggcCCGTCTGGGCCAAGAACCACCGGAGTGTACGCAAGGCGTCCTGTGTGAGTCTGGGTGTTTGGGTACTGGCTCTGATTCTCAGCACTCCAAACTTCATCTTCAGCGACACTGGGCCGTCGCATTTCGATAAGGACGTAATCAACTGCTTAAACAACTTTGCTTTTTCTGAAGACAACAAAACACCGTCTGTGAATCAGCTGCGACAGCTTCGTAATAAGGCCATGACCCTCAGAGGCTTCCTCCTCGGATTTGTTGTCCCCTTCACTGTCATTGTCTCCTGCTAtgctgt is a window of Sebastes umbrosus isolate fSebUmb1 chromosome 11, fSebUmb1.pri, whole genome shotgun sequence DNA encoding:
- the LOC119497600 gene encoding chemokine-like receptor 1; this encodes MEKITTAPFYHMNTTDVSHANDSLYGEYAELKKSLKIMSIIVYCLAFVLGVLGNGVVIWVTGFKMKKTVNTVWFLNLAVADFLFTAFLPLIVTYTALNFHWPFGKFMCKLAYNINSLNMFVSVYILMVISVDRCVSVVWPVWAKNHRSVRKASCVSLGVWVLALILSTPNFIFSDTGPSHFDKDVINCLNNFAFSEDNKTPSVNQLRQLRNKAMTLRGFLLGFVVPFTVIVSCYAVIIHHLRRNRTLASKSSRPFKIIAAVITTFFLCWAPFHIMALIEMVNFRPTYQRQTLHLVTAIGTPIATSLAFLNSGLNPLLYVFMGQDFKDRVHKSILNVLENAFQDEVSRSHTFKKSTVISKSNDKLVSDTSV